In the Arachis ipaensis cultivar K30076 chromosome B10, Araip1.1, whole genome shotgun sequence genome, one interval contains:
- the LOC107622207 gene encoding DNA-directed RNA polymerase III subunit RPC8 isoform X3, with amino-acid sequence MLYILSSLPVSMFYLSKIEHTLPLPAPQLSRPIREAIHTELEKLFLDKVIANLGLCVSVYDIKSIEGGFIYPGDGAPTYTVVFNLIMFRPFVGEIMTAKLLSSDADGLRLSLGFFDDIYVPLQHLPSPNEFKAESKNSTKGTWYWKYEEQSYPVDDSDMIKFRIQNVTYPSIPVEQPKESKPFAPMLVTGSIDHDGLGPVSWWPGQEEDAEEEEEEETAAEE; translated from the exons ATGTTATATATACTGTCTTCTCTTCCAG TCTCAATGTTCTATCTAAGCAAGATTGAACACACATTGCCATTGCCTGCTCCTCAGCTAAGTCGTCCAATTCGAGAAGCTATACACACTGAACTTGAGAAGCTTTTCTTGGATAAG GTTATTGCAAACTTGGGCCTCTGCGTATCTGTTTATGATATAAAATCCATTGAGGGTGGATTTATTTACCCCGGAGATGGTGCTCCAACCTATACG GTAGTGTTCAATTTGATTATGTTTCGTCCATTTGTTGGGGAGATTATGACTGCAAAGCTTCTTTCGTCTGATGCTGATGGCTTAAGAT TATCACTTGGATTCTTTGATGACATTTATGTTCCCCTACAGCACCTACCCAGCCCAAATGAGTTTAAGGCTGAATCAAAAAATAG CACAAAAGGAACATGGTATTGGAAATATGAGGAGCAGTCATATCCTGTTGATGATAGTGATATG ATCAAGTTCCGCATTCAAAATGTGACTTATCCTTCAATCCCAGTTGAACAACCAAAAGAGTCAAAGCCTTTTGCCCCTATGCTGGTCACT GGATCAATAGATCATGACGGACTGGGCCCTGTTTCTTGGTGGCCTGGGCAAGAAGAGGATgcggaagaggaggaggaggaggagacagCGGCAGAGGAGTAA
- the LOC107622207 gene encoding DNA-directed RNA polymerase III subunit RPC8 isoform X4: MFYLSKIEHTLPLPAPQLSRPIREAIHTELEKLFLDKVIANLGLCVSVYDIKSIEGGFIYPGDGAPTYTVVFNLIMFRPFVGEIMTAKLLSSDADGLRLSLGFFDDIYVPLQHLPSPNEFKAESKNSTKGTWYWKYEEQSYPVDDSDMIKFRIQNVTYPSIPVEQPKESKPFAPMLVTGSIDHDGLGPVSWWPGQEEDAEEEEEEETAAEE; this comes from the exons ATGTTCTATCTAAGCAAGATTGAACACACATTGCCATTGCCTGCTCCTCAGCTAAGTCGTCCAATTCGAGAAGCTATACACACTGAACTTGAGAAGCTTTTCTTGGATAAG GTTATTGCAAACTTGGGCCTCTGCGTATCTGTTTATGATATAAAATCCATTGAGGGTGGATTTATTTACCCCGGAGATGGTGCTCCAACCTATACG GTAGTGTTCAATTTGATTATGTTTCGTCCATTTGTTGGGGAGATTATGACTGCAAAGCTTCTTTCGTCTGATGCTGATGGCTTAAGAT TATCACTTGGATTCTTTGATGACATTTATGTTCCCCTACAGCACCTACCCAGCCCAAATGAGTTTAAGGCTGAATCAAAAAATAG CACAAAAGGAACATGGTATTGGAAATATGAGGAGCAGTCATATCCTGTTGATGATAGTGATATG ATCAAGTTCCGCATTCAAAATGTGACTTATCCTTCAATCCCAGTTGAACAACCAAAAGAGTCAAAGCCTTTTGCCCCTATGCTGGTCACT GGATCAATAGATCATGACGGACTGGGCCCTGTTTCTTGGTGGCCTGGGCAAGAAGAGGATgcggaagaggaggaggaggaggagacagCGGCAGAGGAGTAA
- the LOC107622207 gene encoding DNA-directed RNA polymerase III subunit RPC8 isoform X2: protein MVVECSNLIVGSLLLLRFMLYILSSLPVSMFYLSKIEHTLPLPAPQLSRPIREAIHTELEKLFLDKVIANLGLCVSVYDIKSIEGGFIYPGDGAPTYTVVFNLIMFRPFVGEIMTAKLLSSDADGLRLSLGFFDDIYVPLQHLPSPNEFKAESKNSTKGTWYWKYEEQSYPVDDSDMIKFRIQNVTYPSIPVEQPKESKPFAPMLVTIFEKVTYGSIYFVGINRS from the exons ATGGTGGTTGAATGCTCCAATTTAATTGTAGGTTCCCTACTTCTGCTGCGCTTTATGTTATATATACTGTCTTCTCTTCCAG TCTCAATGTTCTATCTAAGCAAGATTGAACACACATTGCCATTGCCTGCTCCTCAGCTAAGTCGTCCAATTCGAGAAGCTATACACACTGAACTTGAGAAGCTTTTCTTGGATAAG GTTATTGCAAACTTGGGCCTCTGCGTATCTGTTTATGATATAAAATCCATTGAGGGTGGATTTATTTACCCCGGAGATGGTGCTCCAACCTATACG GTAGTGTTCAATTTGATTATGTTTCGTCCATTTGTTGGGGAGATTATGACTGCAAAGCTTCTTTCGTCTGATGCTGATGGCTTAAGAT TATCACTTGGATTCTTTGATGACATTTATGTTCCCCTACAGCACCTACCCAGCCCAAATGAGTTTAAGGCTGAATCAAAAAATAG CACAAAAGGAACATGGTATTGGAAATATGAGGAGCAGTCATATCCTGTTGATGATAGTGATATG ATCAAGTTCCGCATTCAAAATGTGACTTATCCTTCAATCCCAGTTGAACAACCAAAAGAGTCAAAGCCTTTTGCCCCTATGCTGGTCACT ATTTTTGAAAAGGTGACTTATGGCAGCATCTATTTTGTAGGGATCAATAGATCATGA
- the LOC107622207 gene encoding DNA-directed RNA polymerase III subunit RPC8 isoform X1: MVVECSNLIVGSLLLLRFMLYILSSLPVSMFYLSKIEHTLPLPAPQLSRPIREAIHTELEKLFLDKVIANLGLCVSVYDIKSIEGGFIYPGDGAPTYTVVFNLIMFRPFVGEIMTAKLLSSDADGLRLSLGFFDDIYVPLQHLPSPNEFKAESKNSTKGTWYWKYEEQSYPVDDSDMIKFRIQNVTYPSIPVEQPKESKPFAPMLVTGSIDHDGLGPVSWWPGQEEDAEEEEEEETAAEE, encoded by the exons ATGGTGGTTGAATGCTCCAATTTAATTGTAGGTTCCCTACTTCTGCTGCGCTTTATGTTATATATACTGTCTTCTCTTCCAG TCTCAATGTTCTATCTAAGCAAGATTGAACACACATTGCCATTGCCTGCTCCTCAGCTAAGTCGTCCAATTCGAGAAGCTATACACACTGAACTTGAGAAGCTTTTCTTGGATAAG GTTATTGCAAACTTGGGCCTCTGCGTATCTGTTTATGATATAAAATCCATTGAGGGTGGATTTATTTACCCCGGAGATGGTGCTCCAACCTATACG GTAGTGTTCAATTTGATTATGTTTCGTCCATTTGTTGGGGAGATTATGACTGCAAAGCTTCTTTCGTCTGATGCTGATGGCTTAAGAT TATCACTTGGATTCTTTGATGACATTTATGTTCCCCTACAGCACCTACCCAGCCCAAATGAGTTTAAGGCTGAATCAAAAAATAG CACAAAAGGAACATGGTATTGGAAATATGAGGAGCAGTCATATCCTGTTGATGATAGTGATATG ATCAAGTTCCGCATTCAAAATGTGACTTATCCTTCAATCCCAGTTGAACAACCAAAAGAGTCAAAGCCTTTTGCCCCTATGCTGGTCACT GGATCAATAGATCATGACGGACTGGGCCCTGTTTCTTGGTGGCCTGGGCAAGAAGAGGATgcggaagaggaggaggaggaggagacagCGGCAGAGGAGTAA